The following nucleotide sequence is from Psychroserpens sp. Hel_I_66.
TTTAGCACTAAATTTGCCAAATATGTACCTAATAATGTGCCTACTGCAAACGACGCAAATGCTGAAATCCCGTTATAACTTCCAAATACAGATATTGGAGTTAAAAATTCTACAACAAGAGCAACTATCAAAACCAAAATCGCGATAAAAAGTAGTCTTGGTATAAAGGATCTTTGATAGATAAATCCTTTTTTACTTTGAGCTGGCATTTGCAACTCCTTACTATTTACCATTTTATTTACAAAACGGTACGCACCATTGCCATTGGATTCTCTCCAGTATAGAAAAATCCCAAAAAGTATTGCTGTGATAAATATTACTAATTCTATTCCCATGGTTGTTGGTTTTACGATCCTTTATAAAGTTAGTCTAAAAAAATCAAATATTGTTACGTATTGTTTCAATTATCCAGTCTTTTAGTGAGTCATCCCAAGTGTCATACAATTTGTAAAATTCCTGTTTATCGTACCAATATAAGAACAAAACATCTTTTGGAGATATGTTGACCAATAACTTCCAAATTAAGTCTTGATGTCTTGGATGTAAGCTAGAATGAGGCTCGTGCATGGCTTCAAACAATTCCTCATCAACAATATCTGAAATTTTATATTGGTTACTCGTTTCTAATTTTTCAAGATAACGCTCCACGCTCATCACTTTTTTTCGGGTTTCAATATCTACTTTGTTCAAGTAACTTTTAAACAATAATGGATTGTCGAGAATATCTTTTATAGGATGTTGAGTGTCTTTTAGATACTGTGCAAACATAAATTTCTTAATCCTCTCGTAACGTTTTGTGGTAACACTATCTTCTAAATCGTAGGCAATGATAATATGATCACGAAGTTTATCCATAAGTTCTGGTTGAGAGATATGAAAAATCATCACCTCATGAACCGTATCCTTAATAGCCTCTTTATACCATTTCATATCTTCAAAAACAATGATTGGTGAAATAAAATCACGCAACACATAAACACCACCAAATGATTTTGTATAAAACGAATCTGTTACATAATTCACAGATCTTAAATGGAGATCACGTTCTCTTAAATCTCCATATTTGGTGGCAGAATCCAATAACTTTTTATGTAGATCTTCATCTATAAAGTTGTTTCCGGTTTTGAATTTTTCAATTAGTTCTAATTGCTCCTCTCTCACGTGGTCAAGATTGTCAATGAGATGAAATTTTATAGTAACAATTTGATATCTCAAAACATCTAATGGCTCATAAAACGCATCAATACTTTGATCAAAATCGATACAAATAGCAGAGTCTCTAGTAATATCATTGATTTTTTCACCATGCACTTTAAAGACCAACTGCATCATTTCCCTATCAAACGTGTGATAAGGCATATACACAGGTTTTTTGTTTTGAAGTGGTGAAATGATAATCCCGTGAGGATTGGACTCTCCATTACAGAGGTAGTTTTCTTCATTTTTTTCTTCGGAAATCTCTGGGCTCCATCCAATCCCATCAATATGGAAATGAGTTAGTTTCGTTTCAATAAAACCCAATTTTTTTAGGCACTTATTGTAACGCTCCACCAGTTTTCCACTTATAGGAATCAATTCACTTCTATAAAGATTTGCTACTTTTAATTTATCCATCTTGTTTCCGCGAAAGCGGTAATCTTTTTCATATTAATTCTAAAATCTCATTTTTATGTATGAGATTCCTGCCTAAGCAGTAATTAAAACTTATGAATTTGTAAATATTGTAATAACATAATTGATTTGGCATCTACTATTTCTCCTCCTTCAATCATTTTAATAGCTTTATGAAACGCAAGTTCCAAAACTTCAATTTCCTCATCTTCACTATCTAATCCACCACCTTTATTCACTTTCATTTCTTCGGAATATTCTGCAATAAACAAAAACATTTTTTCGGTTAATGCTCCAGGTGATGTGTATGCTGTTAGAACTTGTTTTGCACTATTAATTTTATAACCTACTTCCTCTTCTGTTTCTCTTAAAATGGTTTCTAGTGGACTGTCATTACCATCAATAGCTCCTGCACAAACCTCAATAGACATGCCTTCTTTTTTATTGACCTCATAAATGGGCATTCTAAATTGTTTGGTTAAAATCACGGTATTTTTTTTAGAATTGAACAACAATATTGCTGCACCATTACCTCTATTATAGGTTTCACGAGATAATCGTTTCCACTCGCCATTTTTGAATTTATAATCGTAATCTATTTTATCTAATTTTGCCCATTCATTAGATAGATTAGTGTGTGCTATGTTTTTTATATTCTGCATTTAATCTCTTTTCCCAAACTGTTCTCTAGCTTCGGTTTCTATGTTTAATTGATTTATTCTAGCATCTACTTTTCGTTTGAAATCGGTATCTGCAATAGTCGCAACGTTATCTAAATAGCGAACGACTTCTTGTCGGCGAATTTCAGAAAAATCCAAACCTTTCATATTGGCACGCATCAATTCTTGAAGCATATTAAACTTGGTTTCATAATCCTTTTTGAAATAAACTTCCGGATTTTCAAACCAATCCTCTTCCAGATCAAAATCTGTCAATCGCAATGACACAGCGCTTTGAATATTACGCACGTCACGAGAAGAAAAGAAAGGGAAAATCTTCTGGATTTCTTTGTAAAGATTAGCGTAAAACAAATGATCTGTGGTTTTATATTGACTTTCTATTTTTCCGTAGGCATCTAAAACACGTTCTTCGGTTGGCTTATCTGAGACATTTAAAATTTCTCCCATATTCTTCGCCAAGCCTTGATCTTGGAGGTAACTATAGTTTTCTGGACCTTGCATGTTTACGAAATCTGGCATGGTATTATCCAGTTTGCGCCACCATAAATGATCTTGATCCAAGAAATCATGTTCCGTTAGAGCACCATCAATCTTAAATCGACCTTGCACACGAGAGATGACCGCTTTATCCAGCATTTCGGGTAAATTCGTGAACAGGCCAATAGAACTATTTCCGTAGTTAACAGCGTAAGCGCCTTCAGTATATCTCAAAAACACACCAATAACTTCTTTTACACCTGCGGAAACTCCTTGTGCTGTTCGCTCTTGCAAATTGTTTTCGGCATCGTCTATTGGTGCGAAAATCAACTTACTTGGATCCTGCAACGGTTTCATCCAATCTACCATTTTTTCTGCGGAACCACCTTGAAAGGTTGAAATCAACGTATCTGGCATTGGGTGAAACAAGAACGGAATATCGAGATTATCGCAATGCTCTTTAAGTCGAGTGGCAATAGCTGCAATGAGCATACTTTTTCCTGTCCCAGGAATTCCGTAGCCCATAAACACTGGCATGAAACCACCTAATTCTTGAAATGGATTTTTCTTCGCCTCAAAATCGTAACTCAGCATACGCTCTGTTAAACGACGCGCAAAATGTTTTGCATCTCTGTTACCAACAATTTGCTCAAATTGTATTTTATTAAACTCTACACTTTTTGCAGCACCTTGAAACACATTGTCCCAACCGGAAACTGAAAAGTCTGAATTCTCTAACTTGTAGGTTCTATCAACTACCGTTTCAGTATGTTCCAGACTGTTTTTTCGCATTTGAATTTCAGCAATCAAAGCTTCAAAATATACTACTGTAAAATCGATAACGTCTTTGTCTGACTTTATGATTTCTGGGTGCCCTAAATACTTATCGTAATAAAATAATGCGCACGAAATCCCTTTTAGAGGTGTCATCAAAGACACTTCTGGAATACCTGCAAATTTGTTTCGCATGACGCTCAAATCATCTGATGCGATGGTTTTTAGATCGTGTAAAATTTTATAAGATGTAGCAAATAGCATAAAAGCAGTTGCGGTTTGCATTTTGCTTTCGTACTCTCGCTTTCCAGAGGTGTCTAATGCCGATTTGTTTTCCGATAAGCTGGATAAACCTGAAGCGTCATAGTAACTATCTTTGATCCAGATCCCTAGAGTAATTCCTTCTTGAACCGCAAAAAGTGTTTGGTTCAAGTGAATTGGAATCGCAATAGATTCTGGCAACAAACGTTTTTTAAGTTCTAATATCGTTTTTGATACTGAAGTGACATCTGTACCTCCATTTCCTTTGGCTTTAGATAAATACAATAAAATGGATTCGTCTTTTGCATCCTTATCTTTATTTTTTGCTCGCTGTCCTTGCTCCCATTGGATGCTTTTTATATAAGACGTTGCTTCATCACGAAGCATGTCAAGTTCATTTTGTTTTATAGGAAATGTTGAGTTGTGTTGCATGGTTTAGTTATCTGTTGCTTGTTCTATTTAACATCCAAATTTTCTTAATTTGATAGTTTTGTGAACTAATATTAATTCAACCTATAGTTGTTTAATCTTGCTGCTTCTTTCACTTCTTCAGTTAAATTTGCATCAAAACTAAAACCGTGGAAAAGCCATTTATCATTAGGTTTGTAAAATTGAAATGTAAATCTTAGGGGTTGTCGTCCATACTTTACCAAATAGCTTTTCAGAATATAGCTGTCAGATATTTTTTTTTCTAAAATCAATTCTTGACCATAGTATTTACCAACGTAATCCTCTGTAAGTGATTCCATTTGATTCTTGAGTATAATTACGTCGTCACTAGACTGACTAATCCAATCATTCTTACTATAAATAAAGTTTAAGGCGCTTGTAGATCCCTTATCCTTATAAATTTCAAAAAACTCCTCAACAATCTCTTCCGGTGATGATTGTGCAATCAAGGAATTTGAAAATACTAAGACAATAAATATTACAAAGTAGTTCTTCATAAGTTTAATTTTTAATATTAAGATCAGCAATTTGAATAGGCGCCTTAGCCAACTTATTCATAATTTCTGGTGTTTTATTATATAGTAATTGTATAATTCTATGAGGTGCAAAAATGTATCGTTGTCTAAAAATTTCATCCCACTTTTGAAAGGTTTGTTTGCTAAAAAAACTACCTTCCTTAAATTCACTTTTTGAACTGACTTCATCGATTTTAAAAGAGACTGCATAAGACTCTAAAGGCACTGTCTTTTGTGAAATACCTTCTAAAATGGCATGTGTTACCTTATTCTCGTCTTTTGCAAACACGTTGTGGATTGGTCCTAAATCTACTCTTTTTATTAATTTAGGAAATAACTTCGGGATACGTTTATCTATACCATAAGCCATCATGTCCAAATTCATTTCCCTATCTGCAACCGTTTTTAGAGCGTAATAAATGTCTTCTCTCTCTTTTTGTGGATTACTGCCATCGTAATCAAAGTACATATAGCAAACAAACGGTCTATTATGGGAAACTTCGTAAAAGCTCCAGCTTACCAAAAACTCTGCTGGAGAACCTTGTGGCGCTTCAATGATTTTACCTTGTACGAAACGGTTGAAAATGTATTCTTTTTTTGCTGAAGAATAATAGACTATAGATGCAGCCTGAAATAATTTACGTTTAGCAATAGGTTCTTTTTTGCGTAATAATGTATCTAGAAACTCTTCTTTTAAAATATTTGTATCTGTTAACTTCCCTAAATAATCTTCTCTTAACCCTAAATCGTTGAATAAATATCTAAACTCGAGATAATTTGGAAATCCAGAATCGGTTAAATCTACTTTCATGTTTTCTTCATCATCGTACATGTATTTTACACGCATCGCTTCGATAGAATACAATAACAAATCACAGTATTGCTTAAACAACAATAATTCCTGATGATTTAGAATTTGCTTTTGCTGTACTGCGACAATAAGTTCTTTTAATGTAAAATCTATCATTTTGTGATAGAACACATACTGTTCTTTAGAATCTAATACTGCGGAATCTAATGGTGTTACGATCATTTTTTTAGCGATTAGCTTTTGGCAATTGGCTAGAATTGAATATCAAGGTTGTTATAAATTAAATTTTTCTTTACAGATGTGATTATTGGTAGTCACTATTGTTTTACCATTATTTAAAGTTTGAACCTTTTGAACTTTAAAGCATTCTGAATGATCATTTGAGATACAAATCAAAACAACCACTGTAACACTTAATAAAATTGCTGCTATTGAAGCGACTATGATTTTTTTCATTTAGTGTAATTTATTTAAAATCTTTTTCCTGTTCTCTGTCCCAATTTCGTTTTGCTATAAATATTGCAGTAACGAGAATGTAGGATACAGAATTGACAACTAATGTGCGAATTATGTTTTCATCATAAAGCAAAAAATAGGTTCCAATTAAATTAAATATGAAAAAAACCACTAAAAAAAGAACAAATGTTTTATTGGTCATATGCTTATTCATTATCTAATTTTTAAATATTGGTTGATATTTGCGTTAAGGATGGAGCAATTGTTGGAGCTCTTCGTTTTTACGAAAGCGACTTGCGAGAGCCTGACCTAATTTTGCCATTAAAAGCAAAATTAGGTAACGCCATCATAATTAATTTAAGACAATAAATCGTCGTCGTTAGCTTTTGGTTTAGGCTCGCCTGCTGGCTCTCCTCCACCTGAAGGTGCATTTGGATCTGCACTGTAATACTCGTCAAAAATCTCTTTCATATCAATACCATAACGGTCTGCAAAGTTTTTTTGAATTTCGTTGTCTTTCGTCCTGATTTCTTTTAAAGCTTCTGCGTAACTACCATAAACGCCTTGCATCACTTTTTCGTGAACCGGAATGTTATCCATCATTTCTTGACGTGCCTTAGCACTTGCTGTGTGCATTGCTGCCAGTGTTTCGCCAATATGCTCATCGGTCTTGACACCTAAATGCTCTAAAATTGCTGCAAATTCTTGATCTGTACGTGCTTTTAATGCCACTACGTAACCGTCGTAATATTTTAGACGCTCATCGG
It contains:
- a CDS encoding NUDIX domain-containing protein translates to MQNIKNIAHTNLSNEWAKLDKIDYDYKFKNGEWKRLSRETYNRGNGAAILLFNSKKNTVILTKQFRMPIYEVNKKEGMSIEVCAGAIDGNDSPLETILRETEEEVGYKINSAKQVLTAYTSPGALTEKMFLFIAEYSEEMKVNKGGGLDSEDEEIEVLELAFHKAIKMIEGGEIVDAKSIMLLQYLQIHKF
- a CDS encoding AAA family ATPase, which encodes MQHNSTFPIKQNELDMLRDEATSYIKSIQWEQGQRAKNKDKDAKDESILLYLSKAKGNGGTDVTSVSKTILELKKRLLPESIAIPIHLNQTLFAVQEGITLGIWIKDSYYDASGLSSLSENKSALDTSGKREYESKMQTATAFMLFATSYKILHDLKTIASDDLSVMRNKFAGIPEVSLMTPLKGISCALFYYDKYLGHPEIIKSDKDVIDFTVVYFEALIAEIQMRKNSLEHTETVVDRTYKLENSDFSVSGWDNVFQGAAKSVEFNKIQFEQIVGNRDAKHFARRLTERMLSYDFEAKKNPFQELGGFMPVFMGYGIPGTGKSMLIAAIATRLKEHCDNLDIPFLFHPMPDTLISTFQGGSAEKMVDWMKPLQDPSKLIFAPIDDAENNLQERTAQGVSAGVKEVIGVFLRYTEGAYAVNYGNSSIGLFTNLPEMLDKAVISRVQGRFKIDGALTEHDFLDQDHLWWRKLDNTMPDFVNMQGPENYSYLQDQGLAKNMGEILNVSDKPTEERVLDAYGKIESQYKTTDHLFYANLYKEIQKIFPFFSSRDVRNIQSAVSLRLTDFDLEEDWFENPEVYFKKDYETKFNMLQELMRANMKGLDFSEIRRQEVVRYLDNVATIADTDFKRKVDARINQLNIETEAREQFGKRD
- a CDS encoding DUF6638 family protein; the encoded protein is MDKLKVANLYRSELIPISGKLVERYNKCLKKLGFIETKLTHFHIDGIGWSPEISEEKNEENYLCNGESNPHGIIISPLQNKKPVYMPYHTFDREMMQLVFKVHGEKINDITRDSAICIDFDQSIDAFYEPLDVLRYQIVTIKFHLIDNLDHVREEQLELIEKFKTGNNFIDEDLHKKLLDSATKYGDLRERDLHLRSVNYVTDSFYTKSFGGVYVLRDFISPIIVFEDMKWYKEAIKDTVHEVMIFHISQPELMDKLRDHIIIAYDLEDSVTTKRYERIKKFMFAQYLKDTQHPIKDILDNPLLFKSYLNKVDIETRKKVMSVERYLEKLETSNQYKISDIVDEELFEAMHEPHSSLHPRHQDLIWKLLVNISPKDVLFLYWYDKQEFYKLYDTWDDSLKDWIIETIRNNI